A genomic window from Rhodococcus sp. KBS0724 includes:
- a CDS encoding PDR/VanB family oxidoreductase: MTAATDAPGVADTKSLTLILTEASELCDGVRALRLESADGATLPSFTPGSHLVLDCGTTPQGTPRRNSYSMTGPELEPDHYSVSVQLDRGGRGGSRWIHGLELGTYIRASRPRSVFAPVLTARHHLLIAGGIGVTPILSHARAAVQWGRSFTVLYVWRGPDAAHLDELRELCGSQLHVFASRRELWAHLGPALLEQPLGTHLYTCGPSAMIDDVEGAAQAAGWPSARIHYERFGGVDLDPGQPFVVALRGSGKEFEVPSGTSVLETLEQHGVTIPNLCRQGVCGECRIPVADGSVAHRDLYLTDEEKSYGTSMMACVSRADGSRLELDL, translated from the coding sequence ATGACCGCAGCAACGGACGCGCCTGGCGTCGCAGACACTAAATCGTTGACCTTGATATTGACAGAGGCCTCTGAGCTCTGCGACGGCGTCAGAGCACTGCGACTCGAAAGCGCCGACGGCGCAACACTTCCCTCTTTCACACCGGGCAGCCACCTCGTTCTGGATTGCGGTACGACGCCACAGGGAACACCACGGCGCAATTCGTATTCGATGACCGGCCCCGAACTCGAACCGGACCACTATTCCGTGTCGGTCCAACTGGATCGAGGCGGTAGAGGTGGATCGCGCTGGATTCACGGGCTCGAGCTTGGCACGTACATTCGCGCGTCGCGCCCGCGCAGCGTGTTCGCTCCGGTACTCACGGCTAGGCACCACCTGCTGATTGCCGGCGGAATCGGTGTGACGCCGATACTTTCGCATGCGCGGGCCGCCGTGCAATGGGGTCGATCCTTCACCGTCCTGTACGTGTGGCGAGGGCCGGACGCAGCGCATCTCGACGAACTTCGTGAACTGTGCGGATCACAACTGCACGTGTTTGCCTCACGCCGAGAATTATGGGCTCACCTGGGACCGGCATTGCTGGAACAGCCACTGGGAACCCACCTGTACACGTGCGGCCCCAGCGCTATGATCGACGACGTCGAGGGTGCCGCACAGGCAGCGGGATGGCCGAGTGCCCGCATTCACTACGAACGATTCGGCGGCGTGGATCTGGACCCCGGCCAACCGTTTGTCGTCGCATTGCGTGGCAGCGGAAAAGAATTCGAAGTACCCTCCGGGACAAGCGTCCTCGAGACTCTCGAACAGCACGGCGTCACCATCCCCAACCTCTGTCGGCAAGGGGTTTGCGGCGAATGCCGGATACCGGTAGCAGACGGGAGCGTCGCACATCGCGATCTGTATCTAACCGACGAGGAGAAATCCTATGGCACATCGATGATGGCCTGCGTATCACGGGCCGATGGATCACGATTGGAGTTGGACTTGTGA
- a CDS encoding DUF3445 domain-containing protein, whose product MNASTELLDIPTRIANFPFPFAKDSYRYSTNVEPAGTPTTTPAGGWGKHTIEIDENYHHELAERTRILASDASRYQSLPHMMPAQWDAMISIMRMLAESYPESMSLERDGAVWVWRNVLLAIEHRFVIGDLDTLPIDPLRFATNQIQEDVVLLDQREGQLWGDAGVVTFAADWSLRFDVGMSFLQIHGPVPRVHADGVVTRAQSFLMRLEPGERYRRTNWTLTVDGKLDTSTETYPQWGPDRTSVARGPLEEVGDRLFLRVEVQHLIRLATSGAIMFLIRSYLLPLRDIAVVPVWAHRLHAVLDDLPEDMADYKGITKTRGPAMEWLRTHGGVNS is encoded by the coding sequence GTGAACGCATCGACAGAACTACTCGACATACCCACTCGAATTGCGAACTTCCCGTTCCCTTTTGCCAAGGACTCGTACCGCTACAGTACCAACGTCGAACCTGCCGGGACGCCCACCACGACGCCCGCCGGCGGCTGGGGAAAACACACCATCGAGATCGACGAGAACTACCATCACGAACTAGCCGAGCGAACAAGGATATTGGCGTCGGATGCCAGTAGATATCAGAGCCTCCCCCACATGATGCCGGCGCAGTGGGACGCCATGATCTCGATCATGCGCATGCTCGCCGAGAGCTATCCAGAGTCAATGAGTCTCGAACGCGACGGCGCGGTTTGGGTCTGGCGGAACGTGTTGCTCGCTATCGAACATCGGTTTGTCATCGGCGACCTCGATACGCTTCCGATCGATCCGCTTCGGTTTGCCACCAACCAGATTCAGGAGGATGTTGTCCTCCTCGACCAACGAGAAGGACAACTCTGGGGCGACGCCGGTGTGGTCACTTTCGCAGCGGACTGGTCATTGCGATTCGACGTCGGTATGAGCTTTCTGCAAATCCACGGCCCGGTACCTCGCGTACATGCCGATGGTGTTGTCACTCGCGCCCAGAGTTTTCTCATGCGCCTCGAGCCCGGTGAACGTTACCGCCGAACCAACTGGACCTTGACCGTCGACGGCAAACTCGACACGTCCACCGAAACCTATCCGCAGTGGGGACCTGACCGAACCAGCGTGGCGCGCGGCCCCCTCGAGGAGGTTGGTGACCGACTGTTTCTCCGCGTCGAGGTGCAGCACCTGATTCGTCTCGCAACCTCCGGGGCGATCATGTTCCTCATCCGGAGTTATCTTCTGCCACTGCGAGACATCGCAGTGGTTCCGGTCTGGGCTCATCGCTTGCACGCGGTGCTCGACGACCTTCCGGAAGACATGGCCGACTACAAGGGGATCACCAAAACCCGGGGACCGGCAATGGAATGGCTGCGCACACACGGAGGAGTGAACTCGTGA
- a CDS encoding dimethylamine monooxygenase subunit DmmA family protein, whose protein sequence is MTTTPELDTTGREFLLITLGGCRGGRNTVIDWATQAIAAGRSVTVHVQDQLDLSQIEQAVTGSHTGTRIAVAGPEYDVMQALAAIQACGALPCEVRSYVTSAGTISLFCPHCAHTHRVETRPGSAHECPSCRLLLDIRVHRNSHRGSYLGSVAA, encoded by the coding sequence GTGACCACTACCCCGGAACTGGATACAACCGGACGGGAGTTTCTCCTCATCACACTCGGTGGCTGCCGCGGCGGCCGAAACACCGTGATCGACTGGGCAACCCAGGCAATCGCCGCCGGTCGATCGGTGACCGTTCACGTTCAGGATCAACTCGATCTCTCGCAGATCGAGCAGGCAGTAACTGGTTCGCACACCGGCACGCGAATCGCCGTTGCCGGTCCCGAATACGACGTGATGCAAGCGCTGGCCGCGATACAGGCCTGCGGCGCATTGCCATGCGAAGTGCGCTCCTACGTCACGAGCGCCGGAACCATCTCACTCTTCTGCCCACATTGCGCACACACCCATCGGGTCGAGACCCGGCCGGGCTCGGCGCACGAATGCCCTTCGTGCCGACTACTACTCGATATCCGGGTACATAGAAATTCACATCGCGGAAGCTACCTCGGCTCCGTCGCCGCGTAA
- a CDS encoding DUF3445 domain-containing protein, whose translation MSDLKTLPWPFPDEDRTFRYGVNVQPAPQYTPTLAGAWGEHVVDLGEDYLDMMKLRRDILDRDPDRAQMLPHMMPACWDVMLFLMRQLAASYPSSMLLEGTGSRYRWTNRLLGIEQTFTLGDLSTLPENPLTFIGCQVPDDILLLTERDNQLWFDAALVTSSADWSVKFDIGMSFDEIHVPVPGLTSGGVTGRAQSFMRMLTTEQVYRRVNWTFSAVGSRLRDTSLETMPQWMHDMPELIDQKDWGRIQLRIELEHLIRLPLTGALVFNIRTYLAPLSDIATIPQWAEQLASIVTELPQDIAEYKGIDGYRMAAMAWLSAQSEVVYATG comes from the coding sequence GTGAGTGATCTGAAAACCTTGCCGTGGCCCTTCCCCGACGAAGACCGCACTTTTCGCTACGGCGTCAACGTTCAACCGGCACCCCAGTACACGCCGACACTCGCGGGGGCATGGGGTGAACATGTCGTCGATCTGGGCGAGGACTACCTCGACATGATGAAGCTACGACGCGACATCCTCGACCGGGACCCCGACCGAGCACAAATGCTGCCGCACATGATGCCGGCGTGCTGGGACGTCATGTTATTTCTCATGCGCCAACTCGCCGCTTCGTATCCATCTTCGATGCTGTTGGAAGGCACCGGAAGTCGCTATCGTTGGACAAATCGGTTACTCGGGATAGAACAGACCTTCACACTCGGCGACCTGTCCACCCTCCCCGAGAACCCACTGACATTCATCGGTTGCCAAGTACCCGACGACATACTGCTCCTTACCGAACGTGACAACCAGTTGTGGTTCGACGCAGCACTGGTCACCTCGTCTGCCGATTGGTCGGTGAAATTCGACATTGGGATGAGTTTCGACGAAATCCATGTTCCGGTACCAGGATTGACCTCAGGTGGAGTAACCGGCAGGGCACAGAGTTTCATGCGAATGCTGACCACCGAACAGGTCTATCGCCGGGTGAACTGGACGTTCTCCGCCGTCGGTTCACGGCTGCGTGACACCAGCCTCGAAACAATGCCACAGTGGATGCACGATATGCCGGAGTTGATCGACCAGAAAGACTGGGGCCGAATCCAACTCCGCATCGAACTCGAGCATCTGATACGACTTCCGTTGACCGGCGCACTCGTGTTCAACATCCGCACCTACCTGGCTCCGCTGTCGGATATCGCCACAATCCCGCAATGGGCGGAGCAATTGGCGTCCATAGTGACCGAACTACCTCAGGATATAGCCGAATACAAAGGCATCGACGGCTACCGCATGGCAGCAATGGCTTGGCTAAGTGCACAATCCGAAGTGGTCTATGCGACGGGCTGA
- a CDS encoding dienelactone hydrolase family protein, producing the protein MDIVTSTVNGVPLSIAKPESPAAQVPAVIVLQEAWGVNAHLESVLQRLADNGYLAVAPHLYHRGSQTVFTDFPSAKDSFMALTSDGLGHDVGAAVSYCRSEGSGKIGSLGFCMGGSVSLWCATVPLVDAAVTYYGGAVAEARWSGIPSGIELAAQLKVPWLGHYGDLDTSISPESVEQLRENAADLARVYTYADAGHAFNNDTADHYNPEAAALAWSHTMEFFAETL; encoded by the coding sequence ATGGACATTGTCACGAGCACTGTGAACGGCGTGCCGCTGAGCATCGCCAAGCCCGAATCACCTGCCGCGCAGGTACCTGCGGTGATCGTGCTACAGGAGGCCTGGGGAGTAAACGCTCATCTCGAGAGCGTCCTTCAACGCCTCGCCGACAACGGATATCTTGCAGTTGCTCCGCACCTCTACCATCGTGGATCACAGACGGTCTTCACCGATTTCCCGTCCGCCAAGGACTCCTTCATGGCTCTGACCAGTGACGGACTCGGCCACGACGTCGGTGCCGCGGTCTCGTACTGCAGGTCCGAGGGATCCGGCAAGATCGGATCCCTCGGATTCTGCATGGGTGGCTCTGTGTCACTGTGGTGCGCAACTGTTCCACTGGTCGATGCCGCGGTCACCTATTACGGCGGCGCAGTTGCCGAAGCGCGATGGTCGGGAATCCCTTCCGGGATCGAACTTGCCGCCCAACTGAAGGTTCCGTGGCTCGGTCACTACGGCGACCTCGACACAAGCATCTCGCCGGAGAGCGTCGAGCAGCTGCGTGAAAACGCCGCAGATCTAGCGCGCGTGTACACATATGCCGACGCCGGCCACGCGTTCAACAACGACACCGCCGACCATTACAACCCCGAAGCAGCGGCACTCGCTTGGTCCCACACTATGGAGTTCTTTGCCGAGACCTTGTGA
- a CDS encoding amino acid permease encodes MSDFKNIQQRESGLKRELGPKQMSMIALGGAIGTGLFLGSKFAIGFAGPSVIISYAIGGLIALLLMGALAEMTVAHATSGSFGAYAEFYVGPLIGFLVRYLYWSCIVLAVGTEVTAIGEYMQFWFADVPSWMWIVLFSGVLIGVNMFNVKAFGTMEYWFSTIKVFAIVAFIVMAAYVVFGSGNPEYGFHNYTAGGGFFPNGLSGMWFAVIVSIFSYLSIEMIAIAAGEAENPAVAVKKAFRVTIVRLFVFYIATLALILAIAPMDKILAGGSPFVTVMQVVNIPGADSVLNFVVIIAALSAMNSQLYVSSRMMFSLSRAGDAPAVLGKVRPNGSPVNALLLSTSGIAVATIVYVLFPEQAFTLMISLSMFGAMATWLLIFVTHWFFRKRMKEDGTKLSFTIPFFPVGTILGGVLMVAILITTLWVDDFKMTLVFGVPFVLAVIGIYYFTRSRRAQSRAVDADQIQDEVTGTVVKRVP; translated from the coding sequence ATGAGTGATTTCAAAAACATTCAGCAGCGAGAATCAGGTCTCAAACGCGAACTCGGCCCCAAACAGATGAGCATGATCGCGCTCGGTGGGGCAATCGGGACGGGACTCTTTCTCGGCAGTAAATTTGCTATCGGCTTTGCCGGTCCGAGTGTGATCATCAGCTACGCGATCGGCGGTCTCATCGCACTGCTGCTGATGGGTGCACTCGCCGAAATGACTGTTGCACATGCGACGTCGGGTTCGTTCGGTGCTTACGCAGAGTTCTACGTCGGACCCTTGATCGGGTTTCTCGTCCGCTATCTCTATTGGTCGTGCATCGTGCTTGCAGTGGGTACCGAAGTCACGGCTATCGGTGAGTACATGCAGTTCTGGTTTGCCGACGTACCGTCGTGGATGTGGATCGTGTTGTTCTCCGGGGTGCTGATCGGCGTGAACATGTTCAACGTCAAGGCCTTCGGAACGATGGAGTATTGGTTCTCGACGATCAAGGTATTCGCGATCGTGGCATTTATCGTCATGGCCGCCTACGTCGTGTTCGGCAGTGGAAATCCCGAGTACGGCTTCCACAACTACACCGCAGGTGGCGGGTTCTTCCCGAACGGCCTGTCCGGCATGTGGTTTGCCGTCATCGTCTCAATTTTCAGCTACCTCAGTATCGAGATGATCGCCATCGCCGCGGGCGAAGCGGAGAATCCGGCGGTGGCGGTCAAGAAAGCTTTTCGGGTCACGATAGTTCGGCTGTTCGTCTTCTACATCGCAACATTGGCGTTGATTCTCGCGATCGCCCCGATGGACAAGATCCTGGCGGGCGGCAGTCCGTTCGTCACGGTCATGCAGGTCGTCAATATCCCCGGTGCTGACAGTGTGCTCAACTTTGTGGTCATCATTGCTGCGTTGTCTGCTATGAACAGCCAACTCTACGTGTCATCGCGAATGATGTTCTCGCTCTCCCGCGCAGGTGATGCACCAGCCGTTCTCGGTAAGGTCCGACCCAATGGATCGCCCGTCAACGCACTGCTGCTGTCGACGTCGGGTATTGCTGTCGCAACGATCGTCTACGTGCTCTTTCCCGAGCAGGCATTCACTTTGATGATCTCGCTGTCGATGTTCGGCGCCATGGCAACCTGGCTGCTGATCTTCGTGACGCACTGGTTCTTCCGCAAGCGAATGAAAGAGGACGGAACAAAGCTTTCCTTTACGATTCCGTTCTTCCCCGTGGGGACAATCCTCGGCGGCGTTCTCATGGTCGCGATTCTGATCACCACGTTGTGGGTCGACGATTTCAAGATGACGCTGGTGTTCGGAGTTCCGTTTGTCCTGGCCGTGATCGGCATCTACTACTTCACTCGATCACGTCGCGCGCAGAGTCGAGCAGTAGACGCCGATCAGATTCAGGACGAGGTCACGGGGACCGTAGTCAAGCGGGTTCCCTGA
- the kynU gene encoding kynureninase, which produces MTTSRTLGTFEDCVRADADDPIRSLRDEFDLPIGVLYFDGNSLGPRPHSASACAERVVHEEWGTGLIRSWNTAGWFDLPVRLGDKLAPLLGAGQGQVAVTDSTSINLFKCLAAALSIAKQTQPARRVIVSERDNFPTDLYIAEGIIGFLDSGYELRLIDDPTELSSAVDADTAVVMLSHANYRTGYLYDMSAVTTQVHGRGALMIWDLAHSAGAVPIDLVGADADFAVGCTYKYLNGGPGSPAFLWVNERNMHAGRQPLSGWWGHARPFAMEPGYEAHDGIRRFLIGTQPITALSLVECGLEIALRVDMSDIRQKSLALTDLFIALVEQHCAGFGLELITPSEHEHRASHVSFVHPEGYSIMKALIARGVIGDYREPGVLRFGVTPLYVGYVDVWNAVDALRDILESGSWDRPEFRERDAVT; this is translated from the coding sequence ATGACCACTTCGCGCACGCTCGGGACTTTCGAAGATTGCGTTCGAGCCGATGCCGACGATCCGATCCGATCACTCCGCGACGAGTTCGATCTTCCGATCGGAGTTTTGTACTTCGACGGAAACTCGCTCGGACCTCGTCCACATTCGGCGAGTGCCTGTGCTGAACGCGTCGTCCACGAAGAATGGGGGACGGGTCTGATCCGAAGCTGGAATACCGCAGGGTGGTTCGACCTTCCCGTACGACTCGGTGACAAGCTCGCACCGTTGCTGGGCGCTGGCCAAGGCCAAGTGGCGGTGACTGATTCGACCTCGATCAACTTGTTCAAGTGCCTGGCCGCAGCGCTGAGCATTGCGAAGCAGACGCAGCCCGCGCGTCGTGTGATCGTGTCCGAGCGAGACAATTTTCCCACTGATCTCTATATCGCAGAGGGAATCATCGGGTTTCTCGACAGCGGATACGAGTTGCGGTTGATCGACGATCCCACGGAACTGTCGTCTGCCGTCGACGCTGACACCGCGGTTGTGATGCTGTCCCACGCGAACTATCGCACCGGATATCTGTACGACATGTCAGCGGTGACGACGCAGGTGCACGGGCGTGGTGCATTGATGATCTGGGACCTCGCGCATTCCGCCGGAGCCGTGCCGATCGACCTGGTTGGTGCAGACGCAGACTTTGCGGTCGGCTGCACGTACAAGTACCTCAACGGCGGTCCCGGATCGCCGGCATTCCTCTGGGTGAACGAGCGGAATATGCATGCAGGCAGACAACCGCTCTCCGGGTGGTGGGGTCACGCCCGGCCATTCGCGATGGAGCCAGGCTACGAGGCGCATGACGGGATCCGGCGATTCCTTATCGGAACGCAGCCGATTACGGCTCTATCGCTTGTCGAATGCGGCCTCGAGATCGCGCTGCGCGTCGACATGTCCGACATCCGGCAGAAGTCACTCGCATTGACCGATCTGTTCATCGCATTGGTCGAGCAGCACTGCGCGGGTTTCGGTTTGGAATTGATCACACCATCGGAGCATGAGCACCGTGCGTCTCACGTGAGTTTTGTTCATCCTGAGGGTTACTCGATCATGAAGGCTCTCATCGCACGCGGAGTCATCGGTGACTATCGCGAACCTGGAGTCTTGCGATTCGGTGTCACTCCCTTGTATGTCGGCTACGTCGACGTGTGGAACGCAGTCGACGCTTTGAGGGACATCCTCGAGAGCGGGTCTTGGGACCGCCCGGAGTTTCGCGAGCGCGACGCCGTCACTTGA
- a CDS encoding cyclase family protein — translation MFPRIGRHTCDGGTGLIDISPPISEATPVWPGDTAFTQAVTSDLGGSDAVTINRITTTPHIGAHADAPAHTRIDGATIGSVPLGPYLGEALVVDMTVVDMTRIDGAACIGPVEDAVERLGGHLPQRLILRTYEEYPSEWDNTFAGVSPELMHWFADRGGVLIGIDGASFDPMDSKTMDGHHAASDRNIAILEGLCLDGVDEGIYELIALPLKFRDLDASPVRAVLRTYS, via the coding sequence ATGTTTCCGAGGATCGGCCGACACACGTGCGACGGAGGGACAGGGCTGATCGACATCAGCCCGCCGATCTCAGAAGCGACACCGGTGTGGCCTGGGGATACCGCGTTCACCCAGGCTGTCACGTCGGACCTGGGCGGCAGTGATGCTGTCACCATCAACAGAATCACCACCACTCCTCATATCGGTGCTCACGCCGATGCGCCGGCGCACACTCGCATCGACGGCGCGACCATCGGTTCCGTTCCCCTCGGGCCGTATCTCGGCGAGGCCCTGGTAGTCGACATGACGGTGGTCGACATGACGAGGATCGACGGTGCCGCCTGTATCGGGCCCGTCGAAGATGCCGTTGAGCGACTCGGCGGCCATCTACCGCAGCGACTGATCCTTCGGACTTACGAGGAATATCCGAGCGAGTGGGACAACACCTTTGCCGGTGTCTCCCCGGAACTGATGCACTGGTTTGCCGACCGCGGTGGAGTTCTGATCGGAATCGACGGTGCTTCGTTCGATCCGATGGACAGCAAGACCATGGATGGGCACCATGCGGCAAGCGATCGCAACATCGCGATCCTCGAAGGGCTCTGCCTCGACGGCGTCGACGAAGGCATCTACGAACTCATTGCTCTGCCGCTGAAGTTTCGAGATCTCGACGCAAGTCCGGTGCGCGCAGTGCTGCGCACCTATTCGTAA
- a CDS encoding Lrp/AsnC family transcriptional regulator, with protein MINAIERASAAARPNHIRLDDVDMAILRELVHNARIPNNSLAEKVGVAPSTALARMRALRESGVIKGFHADIDLEKLGLEISAMVSILIHSRARNRMTEIAERIAALDSVQRVFLMSGDRDLLVHISCETPALLRDFVSTHLNDPAIANTQTNLIFSELPHAH; from the coding sequence ATGATTAATGCGATCGAACGGGCGTCCGCCGCGGCTCGGCCGAATCATATTCGGCTTGACGACGTCGACATGGCGATTCTTCGCGAGCTGGTTCACAACGCCCGGATACCGAACAACTCACTTGCCGAGAAGGTAGGCGTCGCCCCGTCGACTGCTCTCGCACGGATGCGCGCTCTACGCGAATCGGGCGTCATCAAGGGGTTTCACGCAGATATCGACCTCGAGAAGCTCGGACTCGAGATCTCGGCGATGGTGTCCATCTTGATACATTCGCGCGCCCGGAATCGGATGACCGAAATTGCCGAACGGATCGCCGCACTCGACTCGGTTCAGCGCGTATTTCTCATGAGCGGGGACCGGGATCTACTTGTACACATTTCGTGCGAAACGCCCGCACTACTCAGGGATTTTGTCAGCACTCATCTCAACGATCCCGCTATCGCGAACACTCAGACGAACTTGATCTTCAGCGAGCTCCCACACGCGCACTGA
- a CDS encoding MBL fold metallo-hydrolase: protein MTLRVDRVVTSGSFSLDGGTWDVDNNIWLIGDDNEVVVVDAAHTAQPIIDAVAGRKVVGIVCTHGHNDHVTVAPELSEKLDAPIYLNPADDVLWEMTHPGVKHLSLEDGQRISVAGTDILAMHTPGHSPGSTCLYLPEAGELFSGDTLFSGGPGATGRSYSDFPTIIGSIRDKLFALPAETKVHTGHGDGTTIGTEAPHLEEWIRAGS from the coding sequence GTGACGTTGCGAGTCGATCGCGTCGTCACGTCGGGATCGTTCAGTCTCGACGGTGGCACCTGGGACGTGGACAACAACATCTGGTTGATCGGTGACGACAACGAGGTGGTTGTCGTGGACGCCGCGCACACCGCACAACCCATCATCGACGCCGTTGCCGGTCGCAAGGTTGTCGGAATCGTCTGCACTCACGGGCACAACGATCACGTCACCGTTGCACCGGAACTGTCCGAGAAGCTCGACGCTCCGATCTACCTGAATCCGGCGGACGACGTCCTCTGGGAGATGACGCATCCAGGCGTCAAGCACCTGAGTTTGGAAGACGGACAGCGAATCTCGGTGGCGGGCACCGACATTCTGGCCATGCACACGCCGGGGCACTCGCCGGGATCGACCTGCCTCTATCTTCCCGAGGCGGGGGAACTGTTCAGTGGTGACACCCTGTTCTCCGGTGGACCGGGAGCAACGGGGCGCTCGTACTCCGATTTTCCGACCATCATCGGATCGATCCGCGACAAGTTGTTTGCCCTACCCGCCGAGACCAAGGTCCACACCGGTCACGGCGACGGCACCACCATCGGCACCGAAGCGCCGCATCTCGAGGAATGGATCCGCGCGGGATCCTGA
- a CDS encoding S-(hydroxymethyl)mycothiol dehydrogenase → MPQQVRGVIARSKGAPVEIVPVTIPDPGANEVVVAIAACGVCHTDLTYRDGGINDEYPFLLGHEASGIVESVGPGVTHVEVGDVVVLNWRAVCGQCRACKRGRPQYCFDTFNAEQKMTLEDGTELTPALGIGAFADKTLVHEGQCTKVDASADPAVVGLLGCGVMAGMGAAMNTGNVGRGDSVAVIGCGGVGDAAIMGSRLAGANTIIAIDRDPRKLEWATELGATHTINATEVDDVVEAVQELTGGFGADVVVDAVGRPETWKQAFYARDLAGTVVLVGVPTPDMKLEMPLVDFFSRGGSLKSSWYGDCLPERDFPVLVDLYQQGRLPLEKFVSERIKLDEVEKAFETMHRGEVLRSVVVL, encoded by the coding sequence ATGCCACAGCAGGTACGCGGCGTCATCGCCCGATCCAAGGGTGCCCCCGTCGAAATCGTCCCCGTCACGATTCCCGATCCCGGTGCCAACGAGGTGGTTGTTGCCATCGCAGCGTGCGGCGTGTGCCACACCGACCTCACCTACCGCGACGGCGGCATCAACGACGAATACCCGTTCCTCCTCGGACACGAGGCGTCGGGCATCGTCGAGAGCGTCGGCCCCGGTGTCACTCATGTCGAGGTGGGCGACGTCGTCGTCCTCAACTGGCGTGCTGTGTGTGGGCAGTGTCGTGCCTGTAAGCGCGGACGCCCGCAGTACTGCTTCGACACGTTCAACGCCGAGCAGAAGATGACGCTCGAAGACGGCACCGAGCTGACACCGGCGCTCGGTATCGGCGCGTTTGCCGACAAGACTCTTGTCCACGAAGGCCAGTGCACCAAGGTCGACGCGTCGGCCGACCCGGCTGTTGTCGGTCTGCTCGGCTGCGGCGTCATGGCCGGTATGGGTGCCGCCATGAACACGGGCAACGTCGGCCGCGGCGACTCGGTCGCTGTCATCGGCTGCGGCGGTGTCGGCGACGCCGCCATCATGGGTTCACGTCTGGCCGGCGCCAACACCATCATCGCAATCGATCGCGATCCGCGAAAGCTGGAGTGGGCCACAGAACTTGGCGCTACCCACACGATCAATGCCACCGAGGTCGACGACGTTGTCGAGGCTGTTCAGGAACTGACCGGTGGTTTCGGCGCAGACGTCGTCGTTGACGCTGTCGGACGCCCGGAGACGTGGAAGCAGGCCTTCTATGCGCGTGACCTCGCGGGAACCGTAGTGCTGGTGGGTGTTCCGACGCCGGACATGAAACTGGAGATGCCGCTGGTCGACTTCTTCTCGCGTGGCGGTTCGCTCAAGTCGTCGTGGTACGGAGATTGCCTGCCCGAGCGCGACTTCCCGGTTTTGGTCGATCTGTACCAGCAGGGTCGTCTGCCGCTCGAGAAGTTCGTCAGCGAGCGCATCAAGCTCGACGAGGTCGAGAAGGCCTTCGAGACGATGCACCGCGGCGAGGTCCTGCGTTCGGTGGTGGTCCTGTGA